From the genome of Rhodothermales bacterium, one region includes:
- a CDS encoding lysophospholipase, protein MQHDASTLTTDDGLTLATRRWTPSGRPKAVVALVHGIAEHSGRYAHVATHLLLHGYAVHAFDLRGHGRSEGEPRVYVESFDEYTDDLALFLDYVHADAPRLPLFLYGHSLGGAIAAYYVTERGTDGLAGLVLSSAALKIPADLSPILQKAAGVLSRFVPKLPTTKLDTADLSRDPAVVRAYEQDPLVYHGGIRPRVGAEVLRVTDHVQAHADAFTLPLYLYHGTADKVTDPEGSRLLHDRAPADDKTLTLYDGFYHETHNEPGRERVLTDLTDWLDAHV, encoded by the coding sequence GACGGCCTCACCCTCGCCACCCGACGATGGACGCCGAGCGGGCGGCCGAAAGCGGTCGTCGCGCTCGTCCACGGCATCGCCGAGCATAGCGGGCGCTACGCCCACGTCGCCACCCACCTCCTGCTCCACGGCTACGCCGTCCACGCCTTCGACCTCCGCGGCCACGGCCGCTCCGAGGGCGAGCCCCGCGTCTACGTCGAGTCGTTCGACGAGTACACCGACGACCTCGCGCTCTTCCTCGACTACGTCCACGCCGACGCGCCCCGCCTCCCGCTCTTCCTCTACGGCCACTCCCTCGGCGGCGCGATCGCGGCCTATTACGTCACCGAGCGCGGGACCGACGGCCTCGCCGGGCTCGTCCTCTCCTCCGCCGCGCTGAAGATTCCCGCCGACCTCTCGCCGATCCTGCAGAAAGCGGCCGGCGTGCTCAGCCGCTTCGTCCCCAAGCTCCCGACCACGAAGCTCGACACCGCAGACCTCTCCCGCGACCCCGCCGTGGTCCGCGCCTACGAACAGGACCCGCTCGTCTACCACGGCGGCATCCGCCCGCGCGTCGGAGCCGAAGTCCTCCGCGTGACGGACCACGTGCAGGCCCACGCCGACGCCTTCACGCTCCCCCTCTACCTCTACCACGGCACGGCGGACAAGGTCACCGACCCCGAAGGCAGCCGCCTGCTCCACGACCGCGCCCCCGCCGACGACAAGACGCTGACGCTCTACGACGGCTTCTACCATGAGACCCACAACGAGCCCGGCCGCGAGCGCGTCCTCACCGACCTCACCGACTGGCTCGACGCGCACGTTTAG